TCCAAATCGCCCCCCCACGTTTGTGATTCCCCGCGCTCTTGGCCCACCCACATTTGCTCATGACTCGCTCCGCCTCTTTCCAGCCAATGGACGCTCAATTGCTATCTTCAATCATCCACTAGTAAGATAGCAATCTCGTGCCGCCATTGACGCCGTGCATGAACTCTTTCCGAGACTCTGGATCTCCGCTCTCTTACTACTTCACTTCCTTTTGAGCATCTCATCCCATCTATTCGCAGTGTATATTGTATTGCACAACGTCCCACATTGGAATCTCTTGCCGCCTGTAACGCCCATCACGCCGACATATGAGTTGTCACCATGTCAACTTTGGCCGTTCCGCTAGAGTCTTCTCCACAACCGCAGGTCACACAACGCAAATCGACGAAGAAGGGCGGCTACACGCGACAGCGTCGCGGTTGTTTGACCTGTCGCCAGCGCAAGAAGAAATGCGACCAGGGTTTGCCCATATGCGGGCACTGCTCACGACTTAACCTTGTTTGCAAGCATGAGAAGCCCCGGCAGCTGTCAAGTGCCTGGAGCGAGGATGCTGTGGAGGAGGATTCCGGGATGTCCCAGGCACAGCCATACTGGGCTTCTCAACGCTCTATTCTTTCGCAGAGCGATCATATCTCCGAAGTGTTGAGGCTGACTAAGATCCATGAGCCTCTGGATCTTGTGCGTCTTGACAGCCCCGCTGGTTATGATTGGAGCTCCAGTCGAAGGTCCATGATGCGGTATTACACTTCCACTCTCGCTATTATGCTATCCGCAACCGCGGAAAACAATTGTTTCTTATCCGGTTAGTTCACTTCAGTcattcttttcattttctagAATTCCTTTTTAATAGTGGACCTAGTCTTATTGCCAATGGCATTCGATTGCCCTGCCCTCCTTGATGCAATGGCTGCATGGTCTTCGGCCCACCTTGCCCTTCGGGACCCCAATTTTCACGATGCGTCTCTGCAGTATCGTGGGCGGGTGCTTGCCAATCTTAGCGCTGCCCTTCAAGAAGGTAGTCTTAATGGGGAAATGTGTCTAGCTGTAGCTATGGCCATGTGCTCCATGGAGACCATATCCGATGCAACCAGCAGTAGTTGGGCACACCATCTCGCAGGTGCTGCGGCGGCCTTGCAGTCCAAGGGTTCCGATATGCAAGTAGGCCCGCTACAAACGTCGCGGTCTGTTTTGAGCGACTACTGGCTAAAATCGGTTGAAAGAAGGTGGCTCGTGAGGAACTTTGCCTATCATGACATCCTGATGAGTGTTTCCCTAGACAGGAGGCCACTGATCACGGGCGACTATTGGATGTCTGCAGACGATGCCATGGCAGATCCCTACTTTGCCTTTGCGTCTAGGATTATGATATTGATATCTGAAATCAGTGTTTTGAACGCAGACTGCGCAGAATACAAGGCGTCCATTGGCGGTGACTTGACTTTAGAAGAAGCCGAGTTTGCCCTCATCTTCGAAAAACTACCCTTGGATTGCAACTACCAAACACCACTTCAACGGGCTCACAATATCGCGTTTAGTCTTCGAGAATGGAAATGTCCAGCGTCTTCCGCCAACACGCCGCTTGCCTTCCTTAGCGAAACATATCGAAGTGCAGGCCTCATATACCTCGATCGTGTCGTACGCCAATACTTCCCACAGCGTGCGGTTGAGATATTGCCAGAAGGCATCTCGGTATATGTTGAGTCGGTATGCGACGTTGCACAAAAAGTACCAGAGGGATCTCTGGCTGAGTGCTCGTtgcttttccctctttttaTTGCTGGTGGGGAGGCAAAGGATGTAACGCATATCGAGTGTCTTAGGAACAGACTTTGCACCATGAACAAATGGAGGCAATTTAGAAATGTTAATGCTTGTAGGGAGGTCTTGGAAGAtgtttggaagaagagggatgAATCCAGCGAGACAGAGAGGGTCGATTGGAGGGATATCGTTCGACAACGAGGCTGGCAGCTCGCACTGTCGTAAGGGGTGATGACTTGATGTGCTCTTATGAGGATCTACGAGCGTAATGGTATTTAACGAATCACGAATGAAGGCATAATTTCTCATGTTCCGGCCCTGGTGGTTGAGTTCAAGCCAGATGCTGAGGAAACAAAATATGAGAGACAAAGCTACGAGGTCTTGACCTTCATTTGTGGAAGAGAGTGATCAGTGTTTGACTTTTGGATTTGTGGTTCGCGCTTTGGAACGTCTAGAAAGTAGGGAATGCATCCCAAAGACACTTCAAAAGTTCGTATAGCGTGAACAGAGGCGAATGCCCCATGGGAGCCGAGAAATTGGAAGCAAAGCAATATAATAATATGTCATCTCGAAGGTACAAGTGTAGACCTATAGCTCATGTATATTTCTAAGCATTTACAATTGAACTGGTATTCCGCATCTGAGGTAATCCTTTTTATATTTCGAGCTTCTGAGGCACGCTTTTCCCTTCACCATATGCAGGGAGTTTATTGTAAAATGCTTACAATACTGTTGTACGCTGCTTTGGGATTGAAGTTGCTGTCGAATAGAAGGGGACTGGAGCCTGAACGCCACGAGTCCTATGGATACGTCAATGAGGTTCTCTGCTTAGAATGGTAAAAGCGCGATGTACTCACTTTGTCGCTAATACCCCACACGGTGATTCCCAAGCACTTAGGGACGTTCAAACATCCTCGAACAACTGCGCTGTAATCGTTCGACGGTGCGCCCACGATGTCAAGTTCAGTAATGGCCAATTCAGTGACTGGTGCTGTAGCTAGCTGCTGAAGTGCACTTTGTACAGAggcacctcctccagcaccgaTGTGGGTTTGAGTTCCTGTACAGAGCGTCTTATGTTAGTTCTAAATATTCTAAGCTATTAACCGCGGAAATGAGGTCAAAGGGGGTTAAGCATTGCTGGCTGACCGATGCCGTCAATGGGGACTCCTTGAGAGATCCATTTATCCACATAATATCTCATTAAGTTGACTTTACTAGACCCGGCAACATCGAGATTGTAATCGTTGATGTAGAGACGAGCAGACGGATcagcttctcgagcagcACGGAAAGCAATCGAGACAAACTCTTCGCCTAGCAGTCTAGAAAACACAGAAGAGCGTAGTGTTCCATCCTCGTTGAAGATCTCGTTTACTACATCCTATTGGCATCAAAAAAATACATACATTTAGCAGCCCCCACCAAAAGGAACGAATTGAGATTTTCACAACTTACCCAAGCGCGAATCTTTCCTTTATATCTTCCGACAACAGTGAGAACATGAGTACGGATAACCTGGCGCAAAGTATCTGCATTATTGATGTTATTGACCCAATTAGGTAGCTGTGAGTGCCAAATCAGAGTATGTCCACGTATCGTCTTGCCGTTTTGTTGAGCGAAGTTGACGAGGTAATCTGCATCTCCCCAATTATACTGGTTTTGATTAGGCTCAAGGGACTGCCATTTCATGCTATTCTCTGGCGTCACTTGGCCAAGATTAGCCTGGATAATGGCCGCATTTCGTTCTCGTTGGAGTAAGCCACGGTCAGTCGCAGTTCCAAAATAAACTTTGCCTTTCCTTTTGAAGAGCTGATCAATGCTCACAGAGGCTTGTCGATCCTCCAAATCAGCCATTCTCTCAGTAATATTAACGCGGCGGGCGGCAAGTTCAGGCTCCAATTGAATGAATCCGGCCGGGAGAGCGGCTACCAGAGGCGCCAGAAGGCAAAACATTATATTTGCTTTCATATTTGCTGATGTTTACTGGTTCTATTTCAGAGAGTCAGCAACATCATGGAGAGCTTCAACACTGTAATTACCACAAAATATACCTGTTTTCTGTTCAAATCTTCGTACAACAATGGCACTCCACAAGCCGTCTTGGACTTTGATGTTCTCTTTACTTTTTCGAATAGAATCCAATAGTATAGCTTATCTCAACAGCGGGTATCGCAAGAATTTATAGTTGTAGGGCATTGGTAATCTTGATACAAAGCCTTATAATGAAATGTTATATGAATAACTCGCGGATACTTCATCATATTCGGATATGTGAGACTCTTCTATAGCCACCCCGGATAAAGATAAAATGTTACTGTAACTCTCCTATTGAAGAATGGAGCAAAGACTGAAGTATGTGCTCTGTAATAGCAGCAGTTTAACCCTGCCTTGGCAGAAGTAAAGGAATGCAAGTCTGGCCCCAGCAAAGATTGGCCGCAGTAAAGATTCTAAATGCTTATTCAAGCTTTCTGCCTATGAGCGCCCAGGGAAATATTTTGCCGTAATCAACCGCATAAAGAAAGCAATAGAGGAGAACTGAATTAACCGTTCTGCCAAGAGTATCTTTTGAAGATGCCATTCGCTAGGTATTACACTGTcgtgctttttgcttttattaCCTTTGCGGGGTCACATAGCTTGGCATATCAATAAACAGCAGAGTATAAGTAGCTCGGAGATTTATTAACCATAAATACTAAGTGTTTTAAATACCCGGATTGAAATGGCAAAATTGCTCTCATTTTATAATAGCCTTATTGTAGCTTCAGTAAATTAATTGGCCTTGGACACCATATGTACGTAAAGCCTGAAGATGTGCAGGTCCctaccagcagctgcataGACACCATCGTGAGATTATTGAATCCTTTTGTAAGCTGAGGGTTATGGACCAGATGGGCAGGATACTTAGGGATAGCAGAACAATAGGAATACCTTAAACGGGTGATAAAAAAATGTCAGCACACCGAGCGAAGTTATATGACATAAAAGCATTCGGATCCAAACTTGCGAGTGTTATGTATTGAATACTGACTACTTATGGGTAGTTTCATACCTTCTTCTACACTCTATTTCCTCCgattttcttatttcttgATGTATAAACAGCGCACTAAGTAATAACTCCTTGATGTAGCGGCCTGTTCCATTCTACTCGCCACGAGGTCACATATGACCACTTAGGTATTATGCTAATGCTAAATGGAACACTACCTGTATAACCGGCTGGGCACGATTATTGAACACTTATGAATTTAATCAATAAACCCCTTTTTTAAGCACGTGAAATATTTACATATGGACTGTTACATCACGCCGTTATGTATTACAACAGCATATTACGGAGTAATACTGTCTTCATGTAATTGGTGTGCGCAGACACAAGCCACCCTACACTGCGAAGAGTGCAGCTTGCAAGTGACACATAAAGCGAGCGACAATAACATACATGGTGTATTGCCGCAATCTCTCGCACAAGGTCAGGCAGGGGATATCAGTCGAGCCAATAGGTAGCATTAAGCAAACAATTAGAGATTAAACTGGACCGACCTTAGGGGACAAAAGTAAGAGTACATACCTTATTCAATCTCCTAGATGCTCACAGAAGCAGAATGCGCTGGCCTCTCTCGCTAAACGTCTAGCCTGGACTGATAAGTCACGGGAACCAAAGATCGGCTACACATGCACCGTTTGTTCACACCGTCTCTTCGCTCAATTGCGCGCAAGTGACCAGGCTGCTCGAGGGATTTTGGACAAGACTGATACTGGTTAATGCCGAAGCGCCACGCTAACTGCGTCGCTCATGAGATACATTGCATCAGCGCTTCCTTTTGTGGATATTCTCGTCCCGTCTACGGTGAAGTAGGCCATGGCATACACTGTCGGATAGATCACATCTTAAGAATGTGTATTTGAAAGAGATTCCTCAAAAAACCGGACTGG
Above is a genomic segment from Trichoderma breve strain T069 chromosome 6, whole genome shotgun sequence containing:
- a CDS encoding fungal specific transcription factor domain-containing protein; protein product: MSTLAVPLESSPQPQVTQRKSTKKGGYTRQRRGCLTCRQRKKKCDQGLPICGHCSRLNLVCKHEKPRQLSSAWSEDAVEEDSGMSQAQPYWASQRSILSQSDHISEVLRLTKIHEPLDLVRLDSPAGYDWSSSRRSMMRYYTSTLAIMLSATAENNCFLSVLLPMAFDCPALLDAMAAWSSAHLALRDPNFHDASLQYRGRVLANLSAALQEGSLNGEMCLAVAMAMCSMETISDATSSSWAHHLAGAAAALQSKGSDMQVGPLQTSRSVLSDYWLKSVERRWLVRNFAYHDILMSVSLDRRPLITGDYWMSADDAMADPYFAFASRIMILISEISVLNADCAEYKASIGGDLTLEEADLREWKCPASSANTPLAFLSETYRSAGLIYLDRVVRQYFPQRAVEILPEGISVYVESVCDVAQKVPEGSLAECSLLFPLFIAGGEAKDVTHIECLRNRLCTMNKWRQFRNVNACREVLEDVWKKRDESSETERVDWRDIVRQRGWQLALS
- a CDS encoding glycosyl hydrolase family 10 domain-containing protein, yielding MKANIMFCLLAPLVAALPAGFIQLEPELAARRVNITERMADLEDRQASVSIDQLFKRKGKVYFGTATDRGLLQRERNAAIIQANLGQVTPENSMKWQSLEPNQNQYNWGDADYLVNFAQQNGKTIRGHTLIWHSQLPNWVNNINNADTLRQVIRTHVLTVVGRYKGKIRAWDVVNEIFNEDGTLRSSVFSRLLGEEFVSIAFRAAREADPSARLYINDYNLDVAGSSKVNLMRYYVDKWISQGVPIDGIGTQTHIGAGGGASVQSALQQLATAPVTELAITELDIVGAPSNDYSAVVRGCLNVPKCLGITVWGISDKDSWRSGSSPLLFDSNFNPKAAYNSIVSILQ